GCTCGCAATGGACCAGGCGCGCAAGCAATTTGGGGCGATGATGTCGGGACTCGATATCCGCTACCAGCTCGGTGACGGCCACCCGCTGCTGGGACGGCGCGTGCCAGACCTGGAATTGCGTTCTGCGGACGGCCCACTGCGACTCTTCAACCTGCTACACCTAGCGCGGCCGATTCTGCTCAACTTGGGTGACCCGGTCGATATCGGTCCGTGGTCGGAGCACGTACGGTTGGTAGAGGCGAAATACGATGGGGATTGGGAACTTCCGGTGATCGGCCGGGTTGCCGCACCCAGCGCCGCGCTGATCCGGCCGGACGGACATGTCGCTTGGGTGGGGCAGGGGTCCGATTGCGGGCTGCGCGATGCACTCACCGCGTGGTTCGGACCGCGTCGGTGAATTGATTTTCGGCCGGTGGTGATGGGTCCAGCGCACCGGCCGCCAGCGCGGCTCCGTTGATCTTGACCAGAACCTCACGCAAGTGCTCGAGTTCGGAGAGTTCGACGCCCAAGCGTTCGACCACTGCCGGAGGAACCTTCAGCGCCTGCCGACGCAGATCGTGGCCCTGCCGAGTCAACTCCACGTGAGTGGCTCTTTCGTCCGTGGTGCTGCGGGTGCGGGTTATCAAGCCCTGCGCCTGTAGTCGTTTGAGCATCGGTGACAGCGTGGCCGAGTCCATCTGCAGTAGCGCGGCGATGTCCT
The nucleotide sequence above comes from Mycobacterium vicinigordonae. Encoded proteins:
- a CDS encoding MarR family winged helix-turn-helix transcriptional regulator, which gives rise to MAPNVADIDPLSLEHQVCFALAVTNRAVLAVYRPLLEPLGLTHPQYLVMLALWDHAKSQATAESGANALSVKDIAALLQMDSATLSPMLKRLQAQGLITRTRSTTDERATHVELTRQGHDLRRQALKVPPAVVERLGVELSELEHLREVLVKINGAALAAGALDPSPPAENQFTDAVRTTR